One genomic segment of Spirochaeta cellobiosiphila DSM 17781 includes these proteins:
- a CDS encoding DNA-binding domain-containing protein, which produces TEVVRDELLSGNRIITDLFQASVSIKGGFATDSTDYDSNVHYVKPNFTASAKLRKDIVSKAGVSKVDPGQKVPKVSLVYDIRYGTYGPHYPIGGIIEVKGKNFTLDEELEILLVSDFSGESVGGVHLLKITPSSILCQLPDTLEAGEYTMIVVVGTGDGALRGTYKTMMSIS; this is translated from the coding sequence TAACTGAAGTGGTGAGGGATGAATTATTATCAGGGAACAGAATCATTACGGATTTGTTCCAAGCCAGTGTAAGTATCAAAGGGGGATTTGCTACAGACTCCACTGATTATGATAGCAATGTACATTATGTAAAGCCTAACTTTACGGCCTCGGCTAAGCTTAGAAAGGACATTGTCTCCAAAGCGGGAGTCAGCAAGGTCGACCCTGGTCAGAAGGTTCCCAAGGTGAGCTTGGTCTATGACATCCGCTATGGAACTTATGGTCCCCACTATCCTATTGGGGGCATCATCGAAGTAAAGGGTAAGAACTTCACCTTAGATGAAGAACTGGAAATCCTTTTAGTTAGTGACTTCTCTGGAGAATCTGTCGGAGGGGTACATCTTCTTAAGATCACTCCTTCCAGTATTCTCTGTCAGTTACCTGATACTTTGGAAGCCGGGGAATACACCATGATCGTAGTTGTGGGAACAGGAGACGGAGCGCTCCGTGGTACCTATAAAACGATGATGAGTATCAGCTAG
- a CDS encoding 3TM-type holin, giving the protein MNVLDAIGGLFQPACDLIDDIHTSGEEKLTLQNKLESIKMGIQSQMLSYEAEVLKAQRDVLVAEAQGQSWIQRNWRPCLMMVIIAIIGNNYVLLPYLSLVLGKAPKMEMPPELFNLLSIGVGGYVVGRSGEKIALNLKGVRDRK; this is encoded by the coding sequence ATGAATGTGTTAGACGCGATAGGTGGCTTGTTCCAACCGGCCTGTGACCTAATAGATGATATACATACTTCGGGAGAGGAGAAGCTGACTCTTCAGAATAAGTTGGAATCCATTAAGATGGGTATCCAGTCCCAGATGCTTAGTTATGAGGCTGAAGTCTTAAAGGCTCAGAGGGATGTGCTTGTAGCTGAAGCTCAAGGGCAGAGTTGGATACAGAGGAATTGGCGTCCCTGTTTGATGATGGTGATCATTGCCATTATAGGGAATAACTATGTGTTACTTCCTTATCTGAGTCTGGTATTAGGGAAGGCTCCGAAAATGGAAATGCCACCGGAATTGTTTAACCTTCTATCCATTGGGGTTGGCGGTTATGTTGTGGGACGTAGTGGTGAGAAGATTGCTTTGAATTTGA